GCGGGGTTGCTCTGCCTCGGCTCACGCCTTGCTGAGGGCATCTTCCTTGTGGGCCGCCCGCCGCCCGTCCGCCAGCTCAAACGATGTAGCGCGGGTCGTCCCGGCTGGCGCGGTAGTGGAAGCCCTTCTCCTCGCCGTCCTCATGGGCCACCTTCACGACTTTGCCCTCGGCCTCGCCACCGTGGCTCGACCACTTCACCCGGTCCCCGACCTTGAAAGCCATGTCACGCGCCTCAATCGGGCTGGGTCGTGGGAAGCTTGGGACCCTGCGCGTCCTCACCCTCGACATGCTCGAACACGTACTCGTCGGACGGGTCGGCCCCGGCCACCTCGCTGGCCCCGCGACCGGGACGGGCACCCAGTTGCGCCATCTGCCCGTCGGTCATCTCGGTGCCCTCGGCGGTCACGTCGCCGCCCTCGGCCCGCTGCTTCTGTCCCCGTTGTCCGTCGTCTCTCGCGTCGTTCGTCATGGGTTCAACCTCCGTCCGTGTCTTGGTCCTGACGGCTCAGCTCTTGCCGCCGCTGCCCGTCTGCCCACCGCCGCTGCTCTTGCCGCCTCCACCCGCGCCGCTCTCGCTGCCGTTGCGGCGACCGTCGCCGTTCTTCTCGTCGGCGCTCGGCTTATTGCTGCCCGGCTCGCGGCTATGGTCGCGGTCGCCCTCGTTGTACTTGTCCTTGTGGCTCATGCGGGCAGGATGCACCCCCAGCCCCGGCGCGGGGTGAGCCGAGGGTCAAGGTTGCCTCGGAGATGAAGAGACCTGCGACGCACAGGGGCGGCAGAACGCTCCAGTGTCCCGGACACCCAGGTCAACGCAACCCAAATACTGTGATGCAGGCGCTTGCCACGGTCGTGTAGCTGCCCTGCGCCTTCGGCTGGTCCTGCATCTCCAACAGGTACGTGTGGTTGGGCGTCGCTTGCGACGTGTACTGACGGCTCAGCCACTGCCCGTCCTGCCAGGGAAACGGCACCTGAAGTCCGGCGTTCGTGTAGTCCAGCATCAGACGCTCATGGCTCGCCGTGCTTCTCGTGCGGAAGCTGAACGTCCTGATGTACTTGAACTTGGAACTGGCCTTCTGCGGATGCGAGATGCTGGCCGCCGCCGCTGCCCGCTGCCTGCAAAAGCCGTTGTCCTCCAGAGTCCAGTCGCGTTTGACCGCCAGGCCACTCACGAGACTGCCCGGAGTGTGACCGTTGGCGACCGGAAGAGCCGGAGTGGCGAGGGCGGACGAGGCAAGGACGAGGGGAATGAGAAAACGCACGACCTCTTGTAGCACGCGCCTCCGCACTGTTTAGGCGCATATCCTCGCCTCCCCCCATCTTCCCCATCAGGTTAAGAAGAGCGGCAGGACGCAGGTTGAATACGCTGCATCCTGCCGCCTTGTTTCTGGTGCACTCGACTGGAATCGAACCAGTGGCCTAGGGCTTAGGAGTCCCCCGCTCTATCCGACTGAGCTACGAGTGCCCGCGTATCGCAGGCGGGAGTATAGCAGGGGCGGGGGCGGGGAGGCTCCGAACGTCCCCCCGCCCCCACCTGTGCCCGCTCAGCGGTTCACGATGTGGATGGCCTGCTTGTGGACCGACTCGGCGGCCTCCAGGATCGTCTCGCCCAGGGTGGGGTGGGCGTGGATCGTCAGGGCGATGTCGGTGGCGGTCGCACCCATCTCCAGCGCGAGGCTGGCCTCCCCCAGCATATCGCTGGCGTGCGCGGCGACGATGTGGACGCCGAGCAACAGGTCGGTGTCGTGGTCCACGACCATCTTCACGAAGCCGTCGGTCTGCTGCAAGGTCATCGCGCGGCCCGAGGCGCTGAGGGGAAAGACGCCCGTGCGAACGTCGTAGCCCTTGTCGCGGGCCTCCTGCTCGGTCAGGCCGACCCAGGCGAGTTCGGGGGAGGTGTACACGACGCCGGGGATGGCGACGGCGTCCTGCGCGGCGGGCTTCCCGGCGATGACCTCGGCGGCGACCAATCCCTCCTTCATCGCCTTGTGGGCGAGCATGGGGTTACTTGCCACGTCCCCGATGGCGAAGATGTGGGGCACGTTGGTGCGCTGCTGCTCGTCGGCGGGGACAAAGCCCCGGTCGGTGCGTGCCACGCCCGCCGCCTCCACGTTCAGGCCGTCGGTGCGCGGGCGGCGGCCCACGGCGACGAGCACCCGGTCGAAGACCTCGGTGCGCTTCTCGCCCGTCTTCACGTTCTCGATCTCGACGTGAACGCCGTCGGCCTTCTTCACGGCGGAGTTGGCCTTCGCCTGCGTCTCGAACTCGATGCCCTGCTTCTTCATCGACTTGCCGAACTCCTTCACCGCGTCGGCGTCCGCGCCGGGGATGATGGTCGGCAGGAACTCGATGATCTTGACCTTCGCGCCGAGGTTGTTGTAGATGTGCGAGAACTCGAAGGAGATGACGCCGCCGCCCACGCACAGCATCCGCGCGGGCACGGGGTCGGGCACCGTCAGGGCACCCGTGGAGTCCACGATGCTCTGCTGGTCCACCTCCAGCCCAGGAATGCGGGCGGGTTCGCTGCCCGTGGCGATGATGACGTTGGCCGCCGTGTAGGTCTGCTCGCCCACCCGGACGGTGTGGTCGTCCACGAAGCTCGCCTGCCCGACGAGGTACGTGACCTTGTTGGCCTTGAAGAGGCCGCTCACGCCACCCGTGAGCTTCTTGACGATGCTGTCCTTCCAGCCGTTGAGCTTCGCCACGTCCAGCTTCTGCTCGCCGAAGGTCAGCCCGAACTCGGAGGCGTGGCGTGCGGCGGCCATCTGCTCGCCCGCGTGCAGCAGGGCTTTGGTGGGGATGCAGCCCACGTTCAGGCACACGCCGCCCACCGCCTCGCGGTCGGCACAGGCGACCTTCAGGCCGAGCTGGGCGGCGCGGATGGCCGCGTGATAACCGCCGGGACCCGCGCCGATCACGAGCACGTCGAAATCGTAATTCTTTGTCATGCGGGCAGTCTAATGGGTGCGCCGGGAGCCATCAGTCACCTGCGTCCGGAGTCGTGAAGGGTTCATTCACACCTGAAAGTGGTAGGTGCGGCTCAATTTCGAGGAAGTCGGAAACCACCCGGTTGAGGCTCCACCAGCCCGCCGGAGTGGCGCGCAGCCGTATGCCGTCCACCTCCAGCAGACCCCGGCGCACGTTCGCGGCGATAGGGTTGGCGTAAACGGTGGATACGTCCAGCCCCGAGCGGCGCAACACGTCGGACAGGTCCACCCCCTCCCGCAGCCGCAGGCCCATGAACAGCGCGTCGGTGACGAACTCGGCGGCGTCCACGTCCTGCCCCTCGCCCTGTGCCCCGGCGAGCCAGTCGTGGAGGTGGGGGTTGGTGCGGCGGTGGGTGAGGGGAGTCGAGAGGTCGAGAGGTCGGGAGGTCGAGGGGAGTTCCTGCTCGACTCCTCGACGCCCCGACTCCTCGACTCGCCCGACCACCGGATAATGCCCCGCCGCCCCCGGCCCCAACCCCAGGTACAGCCGGTTGTTCCAGTAGGCGAGGTTGTGGCGCGACTCCTCGCCGGGGCGGGCGTAATTGCTCACCTCATAGCGGGTGAAGCCGAGGCCGCCCAGCAGCGCCTCCGTCCGCTCGAAGCCCGCGCGCTCGTCGTCCTCCTCCACCGTCACGCCCCGGCGGGCGAACTCGGTACCCGGCTCAATGGTGAGGGTGTACGCGCTGACGTGTCCCACGCCGAGGTCCACCAGACCGCGCACGTCGGCCTCCAGCGGTTGCCCCGGCACGGCGGTGATGAGGTCGCCGCTGACCCGGAAGCCCGCGCCGACCAGGGTGGTGACGGCCTCGCGGGCCTGCGCGGCGTCGTGCTGGCGGCCCAGGAATTTCAGCGTCGCGTCGTCGAGACTCTGCACACCCACGGAGGCGCGGTCGAATCCGAGTGAGCGCCAGTGGGCCGCCCGCTCCGGGGACACTGTGCCGGGGTTGACCTCCAACGTGTTCTCCACGCCACCCCAGCCCAGGTGACGGCGAACGCTGCCCACGAGGGCCGCCAGCTCAGCATCTCGCAGGAAGCTCGGGGTGCCGCCGCCCAGGTACACCGTCTCCAGGTCCACCGCGTACTCCGCCGCCAGCCGCGCCGCCTCGGCCTCGATACCTTCCAGATACCGCTCCACCAGCCCCGCCCGCCGCGTCAGAACGTGAAAATCGCAGTAGGGGCAGATGCTCGGGCAGAAGGGCACGTGGACGTAGAGGTGTCGCACGGTGGGGTCGGGGGCGGGCGCGGTCACGGGGCGAGTGTAGGGGGAAGAGGAGGATTGGGCGCGGTAGGCCGTCTCTTTTGGCTTACCGACCGTGTGGGGTCGCGTCCATCCAGGCTTCGAGGGCGGCTCGAACCCTCTCGGGCGTCGTGACGACCACCGGGAGGCCGAGGGAGGCGACGGCGCTCGCAGCCCCGCTCTCGCCCTCGTCGTCGGAACCGGGCAGGGCCGAGCGCCAGGCGGGGAACTCGCCCCCCTCGCGGTAGGGCACGCCGTCCGGTGGTTCGATGACCTGCTCTCCCACGGTCACGACAGGACCGGAGGCGAGGGCACGCGGCGCGACGACGAGAACCCCACGCGGCCCCAGCTCACGCACGGCGGCGAGGAGTGGAGTCAGACCCTCGTGGACGAGGAGGTCGGCTCGGCCTTTGCCGTCCACCGCCTCCAATTGAGTAGGAACTTCCGAGGCCAGATCGGGCGGCGCGGCCACGAGCCAGCGGTGCCCGCCCGCGCGGCCCTCGAAGCTTGCGCGAGCCGAGCCGTAGATGTCCGTCCAGGTGCCCGTGTGCTGCATCGGGCATCAGGATAGCGGCCCCGTGTGGGACACTGCCCGCTATGACTGGCGACCCTCACCCCCTGGAGGCCATCCGCGCGCAGGCCGCCGTGATCTCGCCCGCGCGGATTCGCGCCGACTTGGACGAACAGGCTGCCGCCTACCACACCTGGCTGACCGCCGACGGCTGGGGTGCCGGGGCCGAGGACACCCTGCGGCGCGTGATCGGTATGGAGCGCAAGATGGGGATGGAAATGCGGATCGGTCTGGGCGATTACGCGGCGAAGGTGCCCCACCGCCTCACCGCACCGCTGGGCGAGATGACGTTGCCGGAACTGGTGGAGGAAGCCCGCGCCACGCGCATGCAAACGCTGGCGTTCGTGGACCGGGTGCTGGCGGCCCCGCCCGGTGTGCGGGTCTGGACCCTCGGCGAGGAGGTGGAGCCGGGCGTGTACCTCGTGGCGCTGCGCGAACGGCTGGAGCGGCTGGGGACGGTGGTGGAGGGGGCGCGGCTGGAGGGAGGATTGAGCGGTTGAGTCGCCACGTCGCCCCCTCACCCCGGCCCTCTCCCACGAGGGGAGAGGGAGAAAAAGAGCTGAGGCTTAAGCAGTGGCTTTCTAGCTCCTCCCCCTTGAGGGGGAGGCCGGGAGGGGGTGAACAGGCGTAGCCTCCCAGAAACGTGGTCCCAAAAACTCCTGTAGTTGTTCACGAAGTTTCGTCTACCACAAAGACTGACTCACCCCACCGACATCGCCACCCCCAGCGGCGACACCCTCAGCGGCAACGTCGGCGCGAGCCACACGCGGCCCGTGCCCCGGTAGACCTGCACGAAGCCCTCGCCCGTCTTGCCGCCGCCGAGCAGGCCCCGCGCACTGCGCTCCACGGCGAAACTCAGGCCGCCCGTGTACGCCACGACGAGGTTGCCGTCCACCTTCAGGGTCTCGCCGCGCAGGTCGAGGAACTGGAACTCGGCCTCGGGGACCGGGCTTTGCAGGGCGAAGACGCCCGTGCCGGAGAGTTTGGGCTGCACCCGGCCTTCCCCGCTGCCCAGCGCCGCCGTGAGGCCCGCGTTGACGTGGCGGCCCACCGTCACCTCGCCCGCACAGGCGACGAAGGCCCCGTCGTCCACGATCAGGTCCTCGCCGCGCAGCTCACCGAGGAGGAGGTGCAGCCGGGTCGGCTCGGTGTAGACGGTGCCCGCGCCCCGGTAGACGGTCTTGTACAGGCCCTCGCCCGTCGCCGCCGCCGTGACCGCCCCGCGCAGGAAGCCGCCCAGCCCGCCCCCGCCGCTCGCGCCACCGGACGTGCTCGCCTGCAACTCGATGTCGCCGCGCAGGTATTGCAGGGCACCGGGTTCGAGGACCGCCATCGCGCCGCCCGTGTGGACCGCGAGCTGCCGCCACGGGGACGGGCGCGAGAGGGGTTGATGGTAGCCCTCCAGCGCCCGCGTGGCGGGTTCAGCGGTGTGTTCGATGACTTCCAGGCGCGCCCCCGCGTGGGCGATCTCGCGGATCACGCCCGCCTTCCAGATGAATTCCATGCCCTACCTTACGCCGCGAGCGGGACCGTAGACGAGCCAGCGCGTCAGCCGTTCCAGCGGCCCACTTCCGAAGCGGCGCAGCACCCACGCGCTCAGCGGCAGTTGCGCGAGGCCGACCGCCAGCGCGAGCAGCACGGCAGGCGCGGCCCCCCACTCCCCGTACTGCGCGCCGCCGTAGGGGTAGAAAAGGGTCGTCATGATCAGGCTCTGCGCGATGTAGTTGCTCATGGCGACGCGCCCGCTGGCGGCGAAGGCGATCAGGACGCCCAGCCGTCCCCCGGCGGCGAGCAGCCCCAGCACGCCCACGTAGCCCAGCGCGGAGGCCAGCCCGCCCCCCATGCGAACCGGAATGGAGAGCAGCCCGGCGCTCAGCGTCCCCTGCGTGTTCATCCACGCGAGGAGGATGCCCAGCGGCAGCCCGATGCCCAGCCCGAAGACGGCGAGGCGGCGCAGCAGGGGCAAGTGCTCCTGCGGGCGGGTGAGCAGCCCCGTGCGCTGTGCGGCGGCCCCCAGCAGGAACAGGGCGATCAACCACGGTCCGTTGTAGACGCTCCCGTTGATGAGCGCGGGCAGGAAATCGGCGGCACGCTCGGCCACCGCGTCGCCGTAGGTCGTGCCGGGCGGAAGGATGGGCAGGCCGGAGAAGCGGGGCCGGGGGTCGCGGGCGAGCGCACCTAACCCCTCCAGCACCGTCGTCAGCAGCCACCACGCGCCGAGGCCACCCGCCAGCGCCACCAGCGTGCCCGTCGTCGCCCGCGCGGTGAGGAGCAGCGCCAGCGACAGCAGCGCGTAGTTGGAGATGATGTCGCCCGTCCACACGAGGACCGCGTGCGCCGTCCCGATGGCGAAGAGCACCACCAGCCGCCGCAACAGCCGCCCGGAGCCGTGCCGCGCGAGGAGGCCCGCCGCCCCCCACCCGAACAGCATGGCGAAGAGGCTGATCGCCCGCCCGTTCACGAACATGTCGGTCAGCGTCTGCACCGCCCCGTCCACGCCCCGCTGCTCCCACTCGCGGAAGCCCGCGAAGTTCTGCACGTTCACGATGAGGATGCCCAGCAGGGCCAGCCCCCGCAGCACGTCGGGCAGGGCCGAGCGTTCCCCACCGCCGACCGGGCGCGGCGGGCCGGACTCGGGGGCGGGCGTCGTGTCCGGCGGTGGGGCGAGGGTCATGCGGGCAGGCTAGCGCGCGGGGTATGAGTCTTTTTCAGGCCCCACCGCGTCCCCCTCCGTCCTCCGTGCGCGTCAAGCTCCTGAAGCACGGCGAGAGCCTGGCGAATGCCGGAGGAAAGCGTCGGCGCAGATAACTTCTGGTCGAGGCCTCTCCTGCCCCACGCTGAGAGAAAGGAGAGTGATGAAGGTGGCCCATCCCGCGTCCAGTCCGCCCTTCGCAGTCTTGGTGCGGGCAAGGCCGTTGATGTTGAGGTTTTCAGGGAGTCGTCATGGGACCTTCCCTTGAACCCCGGAGACCCCGCCTTCTGGCCCGCCTTCACACGCCTGAAGAAGCCCTTGAAGGACTTGTCCAGCCGCTCCACCACGTCCTGCAAGACCTGAGAGTGTACACCAGAGGCGAGTTCAGTTTGAAGTGCGTGTCGTGTGGAACGCTCTCCGGCCATGTGCATAGGGCGGCACGGCGAAGCCGAATTTTGGTGGCCCTGCGCCGCCCCTTCGGCGTCGAATTGCAACCCTGCTATCAGGCGGCGACCTATCTCCCCGCTTTGAATAGCGGTGGAGGACGCCACTCGCTCCGAGCGAGGCCAACGGGACTCGTCACCCTGGGCGCGAGCGTCGGGTCCCGGCGCTTGGGGACGCTTCGCCGACGCTCAGCATGACACCCTGAGCACGTGCGCGGGCCGTACCCGTCGTCCCCCGGCCTCCGCCTGGGGGCGAGCGAGCAGACGAGCAGAACAGCGTGGCTCCCCTCGTCGGGCCAATTCTCGGAAGCTCCGAGCTTTAAGCTGGAGCGCCCACCCCCTGCCGGTGGCTGGAAGCTGGCGGCTGGCGGCCCCCTTACAACGTGCAAATCCCCCGCCTCAGCAGCACCACGTTCAGATTGGGCAGGCGGCGCAACTCGGCGGCGTACCCGGCGCGGCGCGTTCCCGTCTCCCTTAGCAGGCGTCCACGCGCGTCGTACTCGGCGCTGAGGTTGTACAGCACGCCCACGGGGCCGGAGGCCTGGGCGGTGGCGAAACGCAGACGCCCGGTGGCGTCGTAGTAGCCGGTGAAGTGGAGGGTATTGTCGGGAATCCGGCGGGCATAGCGCACGATACGCGGCGTACCCAGCGCGTCGGCGAGGACGGACAGGCGCACCCGGCCCGAGCGGTCGCGGCAACTGGCCGAGACGCGCTGGGGGCGGAGCTGGCCCGCCCGCTCCAGCAGCCGCACCTGCGCCGTCTCCTGCGCGGCCTGCACGCGGGCCTGTTGCAGGGCGGTCGGTTGGCGGGACACCGCCTGGGCGTGACCTGACGGGGGGCCGCAGAGCAGACCGAAGGCGAGAAGCACAGCCGGGAGACGGTGGCTCATGCTCCGTTGTACAGGGCGGGCGTGAGGAGGCCGTGCCAGTTGTCTTCACTTCACCTCCCCGGCGGCGTTCAGGGCTTTCCCGGCGTCCCCTCCCGCCGTTCCCGCACCAGCCGCAGCACCTCGCGCGCCGAGGTCAGGATGGGTGTGCCCGGCCCGAAGATGCCCGCCACGCCCGCCGCCCGCAGCGCCGCGTAGTCCTGCTGGGGAATCACGCCGCCCGCGATCACGAGGATGTCGTCCGCGCCCTCGGCCCTCAGCGCGCCGACCAGCGCCGGAATGAGGGTTCCGTGCCCCGCCGCCTGGCTGCTCACGCCGACGACGTGAACGTCGTTCTCGACCGCCTGCCGCGCGGCCTCCTCGGGCGTCTGGAAGAGCGGCCCCACGTCCACGTCGAAGCCGAGGTCCGCGAAGGCCGTGGCGATGACCTTTGCCCCCCGGTCGTGGCCGTCCTGCCCCATCTTGACCACGAGCATGCGGGGGCGGCGGCCCTCGGCGGCGGCGAAGTCCTCGATCTCGCGCTGAAGGGCGGAGAAGCCCTCGTCCCCGGAGTAGCCCTGCGCGTACACGCCGCTGAGGGTGCGGACCTCGGCGCGGTGGCGGCCCCACACGCCCTCCAGCGCGGCGCTCACCTCGCCCACGGTGGCGCGGGCGCGCATGGCCTCGACGCTCAGGGCGAGGAGGTTTCCTGACTCCGTGCGGGCACATTCCGCGAGGGCGGCGAGCGTCCGGTCTACTTCCGCCCCATCCCGCGTCGCCCGCAGCGTCTCCAGCCGCCGAATCTGGCCCTCGCGGACGGAGGCGTTGTCGATGCTGAGCACGTCCACATGCGTCTCGGCCTCGGTGCGGTACTTGTTGACCCCCACGATCACGTCCTCGCCCCGGTCGATGCGCGCCTGCTTGCGGGCCGCCGACTCCTCGATCCTGAGCTTGGGCGTGCCCGACTCGACGGCCTTCGCCATGCCGCCCAGGGCCTCGACCTCGGCGATGAGCCTGCGGGCCTCCTCGGCCAGGTCGGCGGTCAGCCGCTCCATCAGGTACGAGCCGCCCCACGGGTCCACGACGTGCGGGATGCCCGTCTCCTCCTGAATCACAAGCTGCGTGTTGCGCGCGATGCGGGCGGAGAAGTCGGTCGGCAGGCCAATCGCCTCGTCGAAGGCGTTCGTGTGGAGGCTCTGGGTCCCGCCGAACACCGCCGCCATCGCCTCGATGGCCGTTCGGACGACGTTGTTGTAGGGGTCCTGCTCGGTCAGCGACCAGCCGGAGGTCTGGCAGTGGGTCCGCAGGGCGCGGCTCATCGGGTTTTTCGGTTTGAACTGTCCCATCAGCTCCGACCACAGCAGCCGGGCCGCCCGAAGTTTCGCCACCTCGGTGTAGAAGTTCATCCCGATGGCGAAGAAGAAGCTCAGCCGGGGGGCGAACTCGTCGATGTCGAGGCCTTTGGCAAGCGCGGCCCGCACGTACTCCAGCCCGTCCGCGAGCGTGTAGGCGAGTTCGAGCGCGGCGTTCGCCCCCGCCTCCTGCAAGTGATACCCGCTGATGGAGATGGAGTTGAAGCGCGGCATCTCCCGCGCCGTGAACTCGATGATGTCGGCGACGATCCGCATGGAGGGCGCGGGCGGGTAGATGTAGGTGTTCCGCACCATGAACTCTTTGAGGATGTCGTTCTGGATGGTGCCGGAGAGCTGGCCCAGCGTCGCGCCCTGCTCCTGCCCAGCCACGATGTACCCGGCGAGGACGGGCAGCACCGCCCCGTTCATCGTCATGGACACGGACATTTCGGAGAGGGGAATGCCGTCGAAGAGGACCTTCATGTCCTCCACCGAGTCAATTGCCACGCCCGCCTTGCCCACGTCGCCCACCACGCGCGGATGGTCGGAGTCGTAGCCCCGGTGGGTGGCGAGGTCGAAGGCGACCGACAGGCCCTTCTGCCCGGCGGCGAGGTTGCGGCGGTAGAAGGCGTTGCTCTCCTCGGCGGTGGAGAAGCCCGCGTACTGGCGGATGGTCCACGGGCGGGCGGCGTACATCGTGGCACGCGGGCCACGGGTGAAGGGCGGCAGGCCCGGCAATCCGGGGTCCAGCCCCTCCACGTCGGCGGCGGTGTACAGGGGCCGGAGCGTCAGCCCCTCGGGCGTGAGGCGGTTGAGGGTCTCCGGCTCCGCGCCGCGCAGGTCCTTGCGGGCGAGGGCCTTCCAGGCGTCCAGCGGCGAGGCAGCCGGAGCGGGGGCGTTCGGGTCTTGCGATGTGGTCATGGGGCCTCCGTGGGATTGCCGTCATGATGCCACGCTAGGAACTAACGGGCGTTTGGTGGGTGTGGGAGAGGGGTGGAGTTGGCCTGCCATTTCGTTTGAACGGTGCTGGGGAGTTGCGGTCGTCGTTGTCTGGGTTGCCAGGCCTGTTCACCCCCTCTGCTTCGCAGCTCCGCGAGTCCCGGCCTCCCCCCAAGGGGAAGAGTGAAAAGAGCCAGGGCTTAAGCAGCTTTTTGCTGACCGCTGAAAGCTGACGGCTGACCGCTCTCCACGAACCGCAACCCACGCCACAAAGCGGCGGCACTGTTAGAGTGGCCCCGTGACCCGCGTCAAACTCGCCCCCAGCCTGCTGTCCTGCGATTTCACGCGGCTCGGTGAGGAATTGCAGGCCATCGCCGGGGCCGACTCCGCCCATGTGGACGTGATGGACGGCATGTTCGTGCCCAACCTCTCCTTCGGGTTGCCCATCCTCGCCGCCGCGCGCCGGGCGACCAGCCTCTTTCTGGACGT
This genomic stretch from Deinococcus sp. YIM 134068 harbors:
- a CDS encoding AIM24 family protein codes for the protein MEFIWKAGVIREIAHAGARLEVIEHTAEPATRALEGYHQPLSRPSPWRQLAVHTGGAMAVLEPGALQYLRGDIELQASTSGGASGGGGLGGFLRGAVTAAATGEGLYKTVYRGAGTVYTEPTRLHLLLGELRGEDLIVDDGAFVACAGEVTVGRHVNAGLTAALGSGEGRVQPKLSGTGVFALQSPVPEAEFQFLDLRGETLKVDGNLVVAYTGGLSFAVERSARGLLGGGKTGEGFVQVYRGTGRVWLAPTLPLRVSPLGVAMSVG
- a CDS encoding DUF418 domain-containing protein; the protein is MTLAPPPDTTPAPESGPPRPVGGGERSALPDVLRGLALLGILIVNVQNFAGFREWEQRGVDGAVQTLTDMFVNGRAISLFAMLFGWGAAGLLARHGSGRLLRRLVVLFAIGTAHAVLVWTGDIISNYALLSLALLLTARATTGTLVALAGGLGAWWLLTTVLEGLGALARDPRPRFSGLPILPPGTTYGDAVAERAADFLPALINGSVYNGPWLIALFLLGAAAQRTGLLTRPQEHLPLLRRLAVFGLGIGLPLGILLAWMNTQGTLSAGLLSIPVRMGGGLASALGYVGVLGLLAAGGRLGVLIAFAASGRVAMSNYIAQSLIMTTLFYPYGGAQYGEWGAAPAVLLALAVGLAQLPLSAWVLRRFGSGPLERLTRWLVYGPARGVR
- the scpA gene encoding methylmalonyl-CoA mutase — protein: MTTSQDPNAPAPAASPLDAWKALARKDLRGAEPETLNRLTPEGLTLRPLYTAADVEGLDPGLPGLPPFTRGPRATMYAARPWTIRQYAGFSTAEESNAFYRRNLAAGQKGLSVAFDLATHRGYDSDHPRVVGDVGKAGVAIDSVEDMKVLFDGIPLSEMSVSMTMNGAVLPVLAGYIVAGQEQGATLGQLSGTIQNDILKEFMVRNTYIYPPAPSMRIVADIIEFTAREMPRFNSISISGYHLQEAGANAALELAYTLADGLEYVRAALAKGLDIDEFAPRLSFFFAIGMNFYTEVAKLRAARLLWSELMGQFKPKNPMSRALRTHCQTSGWSLTEQDPYNNVVRTAIEAMAAVFGGTQSLHTNAFDEAIGLPTDFSARIARNTQLVIQEETGIPHVVDPWGGSYLMERLTADLAEEARRLIAEVEALGGMAKAVESGTPKLRIEESAARKQARIDRGEDVIVGVNKYRTEAETHVDVLSIDNASVREGQIRRLETLRATRDGAEVDRTLAALAECARTESGNLLALSVEAMRARATVGEVSAALEGVWGRHRAEVRTLSGVYAQGYSGDEGFSALQREIEDFAAAEGRRPRMLVVKMGQDGHDRGAKVIATAFADLGFDVDVGPLFQTPEEAARQAVENDVHVVGVSSQAAGHGTLIPALVGALRAEGADDILVIAGGVIPQQDYAALRAAGVAGIFGPGTPILTSAREVLRLVRERREGTPGKP
- a CDS encoding DUF2945 domain-containing protein; translated protein: MAFKVGDRVKWSSHGGEAEGKVVKVAHEDGEEKGFHYRASRDDPRYIV
- the hemW gene encoding radical SAM family heme chaperone HemW, with the protein product MTAPAPDPTVRHLYVHVPFCPSICPYCDFHVLTRRAGLVERYLEGIEAEAARLAAEYAVDLETVYLGGGTPSFLRDAELAALVGSVRRHLGWGGVENTLEVNPGTVSPERAAHWRSLGFDRASVGVQSLDDATLKFLGRQHDAAQAREAVTTLVGAGFRVSGDLITAVPGQPLEADVRGLVDLGVGHVSAYTLTIEPGTEFARRGVTVEEDDERAGFERTEALLGGLGFTRYEVSNYARPGEESRHNLAYWNNRLYLGLGPGAAGHYPVVGRVEESGRRGVEQELPSTSRPLDLSTPLTHRRTNPHLHDWLAGAQGEGQDVDAAEFVTDALFMGLRLREGVDLSDVLRRSGLDVSTVYANPIAANVRRGLLEVDGIRLRATPAGWWSLNRVVSDFLEIEPHLPLSGVNEPFTTPDAGD
- the lpdA gene encoding dihydrolipoyl dehydrogenase; the encoded protein is MTKNYDFDVLVIGAGPGGYHAAIRAAQLGLKVACADREAVGGVCLNVGCIPTKALLHAGEQMAAARHASEFGLTFGEQKLDVAKLNGWKDSIVKKLTGGVSGLFKANKVTYLVGQASFVDDHTVRVGEQTYTAANVIIATGSEPARIPGLEVDQQSIVDSTGALTVPDPVPARMLCVGGGVISFEFSHIYNNLGAKVKIIEFLPTIIPGADADAVKEFGKSMKKQGIEFETQAKANSAVKKADGVHVEIENVKTGEKRTEVFDRVLVAVGRRPRTDGLNVEAAGVARTDRGFVPADEQQRTNVPHIFAIGDVASNPMLAHKAMKEGLVAAEVIAGKPAAQDAVAIPGVVYTSPELAWVGLTEQEARDKGYDVRTGVFPLSASGRAMTLQQTDGFVKMVVDHDTDLLLGVHIVAAHASDMLGEASLALEMGATATDIALTIHAHPTLGETILEAAESVHKQAIHIVNR